Proteins encoded in a region of the Neoarius graeffei isolate fNeoGra1 chromosome 3, fNeoGra1.pri, whole genome shotgun sequence genome:
- the LOC132882906 gene encoding ecto-ADP-ribosyltransferase 5-like: protein MRKGQMVRVKCEGVSVFLLLVFAALHHTVKADLRKLDMALDAVDDIFSQCQDKMLKAVTEIDGLLQKELKDDKEFEELWRKYSGTCKKNITGGTSYHIDALEAYGNSKPKFRKMFNNLVYSKGNNTLTYRDEFPFKSLHFLLTDSVRLLKPTNKCETKYYATRNTYTADTGTEVRFGKFINAKNTLSSTIEELEPKEDGVTMFNITSCSVINVEENTCTSEEIQCLISPAEVFTVEDVRDATTDDDTTYKLITLTHSRFLSNHNCAFFHRNSADVESSTSLIFTLLALTASLLTQFTVME from the exons ATG AGGAAGGGACAGATGGTGAGAGTGAAATGTGAGGGAGTGAGTGTGTTTCTGCTGCTTGTCTTCGCAGCACTTCACCACACT GTGAAAGCAGACCTGAGGAAGTTGGACATGGCTCTTGATGCAGTAGATGACATCTTCTCACAGTGTCAAGACAAAATGCTGAAGGCTGTTACTGAAATAGATGGCCTGCTCCAGAAAGAACTCAAGGATGATAAAGAGTTTGAGGAGTTGTGGAGGAAATACAGTGGAACgtgcaaaaagaacattactggtgGAACATCGTATCACATTGATGCTCTAGAGGCATACGGAAATTCTAAGCCTAAATTTAGGAAAATGTTCAACAATTTGGTTTATAGCAAAGGAAACAACACCCTGACCTACAGAGATGAGTTTCCCTTCAAGTCTCTTCATTTTCTCTTAACAGACTCCGTGCGACTGCTGAAGCCCACAAACAAATGTGAGACCAAGTACTATGCCACCAGGAACACATACACAGCAGATACGGGGACCGAGGTCCGATTCGGAAAGTTCATCAATGCCAAAAACACACTGAGCTCTACAATTGAAGAACTGGAGCCAAAAGAAGATGGAGTCACCATGTTTAACATCACTTCCTGTTCTGTGATTAATGTTGAAGAGAACACGTGTACATCTGAGGAAATCCAGTGTCTTATTTCTCCAGCCGAGGTTTTCACAGTGGAGGATGTTCGCGATGCTACCACCGATGATGATACCACATATAAATTAATCACTTTAACACACTCACGCTTTCTCAGCAATCACAACTGCGCTTTCTTCCATAG gaaTTCTGCAGATGTTGAATCCTCCACCTCTCTGATCTTCACACTTCTGGCTCTGACAGCCTCCTTGTTGACTCAGTTTACTGTGATGGAGTGA